GCGTACCTACCACATAAGCACAATAGTTAAGTTAGTTTTAAAATCTTCAAAGCCAGCTAATGAGTATTACTTAACTAATCTGCCGTATATCACATAAACTTTGTTATACTAGCCCAGAATATATTTGGGCTAGGATTGTACTACCAGCCCTACAAATGAATTAACAAAGCAACTCTGCATATTTATGAAGTTAATTATAATCAGTGGCCGCTCTGGCTCAGGCAAAAGTACCGGCTTACATGTGCTGGAAGATCAAGGCTATTATTGCATTGATAATATGCCTGCTGGTTTGCTTCCTGCCTTTGTTGAGGAAATGAAAAAGGAGCCACTGTACGACAAAGCAGCGGTTAGTATTGATGCTCGAAATGTTTCCCAGGATTTAAGGCGTTTCCCGGCTATTATGAATGCGCTCAAAGAGCAGCAAATTGATGCAGAAACTATTTATCTTGATGCTGAACACGCGACCTTACTAAAGCGTTTTAGTGAAACACGCCGTAAACACCCACTCTCTAGCCAACAGCGCTCCTTAGATGAGGCTATTAAACAAGAAAAAGAAGTTCTTGAACCTATCGCTAAAATGGCTGACCTTACTATCGACACCAGCCAGCTGTCTTTGCATGAACTGCGAGATATCATCAGTAAGCGCGTTGCTCGCAAGCAGCACAGCAGTATAGCCCTACTTTTCCAATCATTTGGCTTTAAGAAAGGAATCCCCATTGATGCAGACTACGTGTTTGATGTACGCTGTCTGCCAAACCCCTACTGGGTCACCCATTTAAGGCAATACTCAGGGCTGGAGGAACCTGTTAAAGAATTTTTAGGTTCTCAACAACAAGTATTGGATATGTTTGATGATATCAAACGCTTTGTTGAACACTGGCTACCATGCTTTGAAGCAAATAATCGAAGTTATATTACTATTGCCATTGGGTGTACGGGGGGCCACCACCGTTCAGTCTATATCAGCGAGAAGCTCGCAATTTACTTTCGTGAAAAGTGGCCAAATGTTCAAGTACGTCACCGAGAATTGCCTTAGGCTCCATGATTCAAGAAAAAGTCATAATCATTAATAAACTTGGCTTGCATGCCCGTGCCGCAGCAAAGCTTGTCTCTACTGCCGCTGCTTTTGGTAGCTCTGTTAAGGTAGGTAAAGATGGCAAAATGGTAGACGGCAAAAGCATTATGTCAGTGATGATGCTAGCTGCCAGTAAAGGCTCCGTTCTAGATCTTGAAATTGATGGTGACGATGAAAAAAAAGCCTTTGAGGCCATTACCCAACTCATCAATAATTATTTCGATGAAGGAGAATAAGCTTCTTCAGTTAGGTTTATTTGCATACCTTACTTTTCAGCTTTAACCGAATAGCTCTTCGCGAATACAAAATCGCTTTCAATAACCTCTACTTCTGGAATCACTTATAAAACTGGCTACAATCCACAATACCAGTAGCCAGTCTCTTCAGGTAAACTAACCCGCCAAATAAAGTAGTAACTAGCACTACATCCTATAAATAAGTGCTTATTTAACAGTCTCAATACCACTTGTTTATAGGATGAAGCGCTAATGCATACAGCTAGCTGCTCTCAAAAATAGGATTACCTGATGTCCACACAACAACTCGGAAAATCAGAGGATCAGTTACAAGAACTAAGCCTTGCGCTGGACCAAGGAGTTTCTTCACCTGTTAAGCGAATGCTTAATAGCCTTCCTGCTGCCGACGCTGCACACTTAATCGAATCCTCTCCCCCCAAGGCCAGGAGTTTACTGTGGCAATTACTCGATAAAGAACAAGAAGCAGAAGTACTACAAGAGCTTAGTGACGACGTTCGTCAGTATTATCTGGATCAAATGAATGCTGATGAGTTAGCAGCAATCACTACAGGCTTTGATGCTGATGACTTAGTCGACCTTTTACAACAGCTGCCGGATGCAATTACCCAGCAAGTGTTGTCTTCAATGGACGCTCAGGATCGGGCACGAGTCGAGCATATTCTGTCTTATCCGGAGGATACTGCTGGCGGCTTGATGAATACAGATACCATCACTATCCGCCCCAGCAATACTTTGGATGTTGTATTTCGCTATCTGCGTCGTCATGATGAATTGCCAGCGATGACAGATAGTTTATTGGTAGTTAATCGCCAAGATGCCTTCATTGGGGTATTGCCCATCAATAAATTGCTCACCACCAATCCGTCCATCACGGTCCGTGAAGTAATGAATACTGATATTGAAGCCATTAATGCAATGACTCCAGCTAGCCAAGTTGCTCAATTGTTTGAACGGCAAGACCTGGTATCTGCTCCAGTGGTTGATGACGATGGCAAATTGCTAGGACGGATCACCATTGACGATGTTGTAGATGTTATTCGTGAGGAAGCAGATCACTCTCTGATGAGTATGGCTGGCTTGGAA
This genomic interval from Spartinivicinus ruber contains the following:
- the rapZ gene encoding RNase adapter RapZ; this encodes MKLIIISGRSGSGKSTGLHVLEDQGYYCIDNMPAGLLPAFVEEMKKEPLYDKAAVSIDARNVSQDLRRFPAIMNALKEQQIDAETIYLDAEHATLLKRFSETRRKHPLSSQQRSLDEAIKQEKEVLEPIAKMADLTIDTSQLSLHELRDIISKRVARKQHSSIALLFQSFGFKKGIPIDADYVFDVRCLPNPYWVTHLRQYSGLEEPVKEFLGSQQQVLDMFDDIKRFVEHWLPCFEANNRSYITIAIGCTGGHHRSVYISEKLAIYFREKWPNVQVRHRELP
- a CDS encoding HPr family phosphocarrier protein encodes the protein MIQEKVIIINKLGLHARAAAKLVSTAAAFGSSVKVGKDGKMVDGKSIMSVMMLAASKGSVLDLEIDGDDEKKAFEAITQLINNYFDEGE
- the mgtE gene encoding magnesium transporter — translated: MSTQQLGKSEDQLQELSLALDQGVSSPVKRMLNSLPAADAAHLIESSPPKARSLLWQLLDKEQEAEVLQELSDDVRQYYLDQMNADELAAITTGFDADDLVDLLQQLPDAITQQVLSSMDAQDRARVEHILSYPEDTAGGLMNTDTITIRPSNTLDVVFRYLRRHDELPAMTDSLLVVNRQDAFIGVLPINKLLTTNPSITVREVMNTDIEAINAMTPASQVAQLFERQDLVSAPVVDDDGKLLGRITIDDVVDVIREEADHSLMSMAGLEDDADTFAPAMKTAKRRAVWLGINLVTAFVASAFIGMFQDTIDKVVALAVLMPIVASMGGIAGSQTLTLVIRAMALGQIGKSNTFWLLNRECIVGLVNGLIWALVVSGVAFVWFNDGIISTVIAAAMIINLVVAVMAGAALPIILKTLKIDPALAGSVILTTVTDVVGYISFLGLATLFLT